In Verrucomicrobiia bacterium, a single genomic region encodes these proteins:
- a CDS encoding efflux RND transporter periplasmic adaptor subunit, whose translation MFRLFLISTLSFCISLFVGCSKGNQGPGSFPPVPVEIYRVKKEKVVEKLPAVGSLEAEEAVEITPQTSGIIEAIHFEEGQTVKQGDLLVKLESQKEEAELANAEASLELAKINYERAQKLYQEKNFSQKELDESSTLYRAQTAVVERLKDHLRDRFLYAPFDGRVAARNYSVGQYVEPNSVITSLLADEKVKITFQIPENEASRLQVGQKVEIKISAYPNEIFRGTVYLVDSQLDLSTRTLKIKALADNPNQKLKAGMFANVAVIVGERDQAITIPEEAILVRDDNFSVFVVKDGIAKMRAVKLGIRLPGKVEVQKGLQEGEEIIVNGLQKVNEGSPVAPSEFPSDKSPVS comes from the coding sequence ATGTTTCGTCTTTTTTTGATTTCTACACTCTCATTTTGTATCTCTTTATTTGTCGGTTGTAGTAAAGGCAATCAAGGCCCCGGTTCTTTCCCTCCGGTTCCAGTTGAAATTTATCGAGTCAAAAAAGAAAAAGTTGTGGAGAAATTGCCGGCCGTGGGTTCGCTTGAGGCAGAAGAAGCAGTAGAAATCACACCCCAGACTTCTGGCATCATTGAAGCGATTCATTTTGAAGAGGGTCAAACTGTAAAACAGGGTGATCTTTTGGTGAAATTGGAAAGTCAAAAGGAAGAGGCAGAATTGGCGAATGCTGAGGCTTCGTTGGAGCTGGCAAAAATCAATTACGAGCGCGCTCAAAAACTTTATCAGGAAAAAAATTTCTCCCAAAAAGAGTTAGACGAATCGTCAACGCTCTATCGAGCACAAACAGCCGTTGTGGAACGATTGAAGGATCATCTTAGAGATCGATTTCTTTATGCCCCTTTCGATGGACGCGTAGCCGCTCGCAATTATAGTGTGGGACAATATGTGGAGCCTAATTCTGTGATCACTTCTCTATTAGCCGATGAAAAGGTTAAAATAACATTTCAAATTCCGGAAAATGAAGCGTCTCGTTTACAAGTGGGTCAAAAAGTCGAGATCAAAATTTCGGCTTATCCCAATGAAATTTTTAGAGGAACAGTTTATTTGGTAGACTCTCAGCTCGATTTATCGACACGAACGCTAAAAATCAAAGCACTGGCAGATAATCCCAATCAAAAGCTGAAAGCGGGAATGTTTGCCAATGTCGCAGTGATAGTGGGCGAGCGCGATCAAGCCATCACCATTCCCGAAGAAGCGATTTTGGTGCGCGATGATAATTTTTCGGTTTTTGTGGTAAAAGATGGCATCGCTAAGATGCGAGCTGTTAAATTGGGCATTCGTCTTCCGGGCAAGGTGGAAGTACAAAAAGGATTGCAGGAAGGTGAGGAGATTATTGTAAATGGATTGCAAAAAGTTAATGAGGGATCGCCTGTTGCTCCCAGCGAATTTCCTTCTGATAAATCACCAGTTAGTTAA
- a CDS encoding efflux RND transporter permease subunit: protein MTLSELCIRRPIFATMLNLVVILFGLIGLSRLPVRELPDIDPPIVSVTTIYPGANAQVIETEVTERLEQEINNIPGIKTLTSESRQEVSQITVEFELNRDVDIGAQDVRDRVSRVRGLLPKDVEEPIIAKQDADAEAIMWIALSSDRYSTLELTEIAERQFKDRLQTLSGVGGIQLGGEKRKAMRLWLDSEKMAARGITANDIRETLEQENVELPSGSIENLKRELTLFTQGRMTRPEEFNNLIIKFDREAPIRLRDIGHAELGPEDERTIARYNGRPAVGLGVVKQSEANTVEVSDQVKKELKVIEPTLPTGITINIAYDSSTFVRHSIHEVAQTLLISFLLVVAIIFLFLRNGWATLIPSLAIPVSIVGTFFVMYILGFSLNILTLLALVLAIGVVVDDAIVVLENIYRHIEEGMSPKEASIQGMKEISTAVITITISLVAVFFPVTFQRGIAGVLFGEFSVAIAASVVISAFVALTLTPVLCVQFLHRPKQHGQLFQKFENFFNFLSDRYVKWLDRTLHYKKSVIALFLILTGITFFLGKILPKELFPEEDKGYILALFFGPEGATSEYTDQSLREAEAMVKKLPETQGFFSAVALARGAPGQANSGIMFVGLKEDRKRSVQEIIRPGAPDSLFTKFITQIKGVQAIAIAPKALSGFGESYQLVLQGPDLKQIDRAALQVQGELMKAGFLGQPRISFNFEKPQLDIEINRDKAAALGVSARAISETLQILLGGLEVSEFTEKGKEYEVIAQLERFDRLTPQSLATLYVRTKTGDLAPLNNFITLKEKGSVNTITHFARMRSATISGQPQGVSLGEAVARTEKILSQKLPAGMSYRWQGEARELKDSVNEAGIVLLLAIIIIYMVLASQFESLLHPFTVMLAVPLALFGALGLLMILGLVNNFALIKFYAPPEALPWFIKTLSQILPEIPSMSWNIYSLIGGLLLMGLVTKNSILLVEFANQKMREGTTAHEAMLEAARLRLRPILMTALSTIIGILPIAIGWGAGSEGRRPLGVVVIGGMLTSTFLTLFVVPTFYVIASYFQKRVREKI, encoded by the coding sequence ATGACCCTTTCTGAACTTTGTATTCGACGCCCAATTTTTGCTACGATGCTCAATTTGGTTGTTATTTTATTTGGTTTGATTGGCTTGTCACGTTTACCTGTTCGCGAGTTGCCTGATATTGATCCTCCGATTGTTTCCGTCACTACGATTTACCCTGGCGCGAACGCGCAGGTCATTGAAACAGAAGTCACGGAACGCTTGGAACAAGAAATCAATAATATCCCAGGCATTAAAACATTAACTTCAGAATCGCGCCAGGAGGTCAGTCAGATTACTGTCGAGTTTGAACTTAATCGTGATGTGGATATTGGCGCACAAGATGTGCGTGATCGCGTGTCACGAGTTCGCGGCTTATTGCCGAAAGATGTAGAGGAGCCGATTATTGCTAAACAGGATGCTGATGCGGAAGCGATTATGTGGATCGCTTTGTCGAGCGATCGTTATTCCACTTTGGAATTAACAGAAATTGCAGAACGTCAATTTAAAGATCGTTTGCAAACGCTTTCGGGTGTTGGGGGTATTCAGTTAGGGGGTGAAAAACGCAAAGCGATGCGGCTTTGGCTTGATTCGGAAAAAATGGCAGCGCGGGGCATTACCGCAAATGACATTCGTGAAACTTTGGAACAGGAAAATGTGGAATTGCCGTCTGGATCCATTGAAAATCTTAAACGCGAACTAACTCTTTTTACTCAAGGTCGCATGACACGACCGGAAGAATTCAACAATCTCATTATTAAATTTGATCGTGAGGCACCGATACGGTTGAGAGATATTGGTCATGCTGAATTGGGGCCCGAAGATGAACGAACCATAGCACGATATAATGGCCGACCTGCGGTAGGTCTTGGAGTTGTCAAACAATCAGAAGCCAACACCGTGGAAGTTTCAGATCAAGTCAAAAAAGAGTTAAAAGTCATCGAGCCCACCTTGCCCACGGGCATTACTATTAACATCGCATATGATTCTTCGACTTTTGTGCGACATTCTATTCACGAAGTGGCACAAACGTTGTTGATTTCCTTTTTATTAGTAGTTGCCATTATTTTTCTTTTTTTAAGAAATGGTTGGGCAACATTAATTCCTTCTTTGGCTATTCCAGTTTCGATTGTGGGAACGTTTTTTGTGATGTATATTTTAGGATTCAGCTTAAATATTTTAACTCTATTAGCTTTAGTGCTGGCGATCGGGGTGGTGGTAGATGATGCTATTGTGGTTTTAGAAAATATTTATCGCCATATCGAAGAAGGCATGTCACCCAAAGAAGCGAGTATTCAAGGCATGAAAGAAATTTCAACAGCTGTGATTACTATTACTATTTCTTTAGTGGCAGTATTTTTTCCAGTTACTTTTCAACGAGGTATTGCTGGAGTTTTGTTCGGTGAATTTTCTGTCGCTATTGCAGCCTCGGTTGTTATTTCAGCTTTTGTCGCGTTGACTTTAACGCCTGTTTTATGCGTTCAATTTCTTCATCGCCCCAAGCAACACGGTCAACTCTTTCAAAAGTTTGAAAATTTTTTTAACTTTTTATCTGATCGGTATGTGAAATGGCTCGATCGAACTTTACATTATAAAAAAAGTGTCATTGCTTTATTTCTTATTTTAACCGGCATTACCTTTTTTTTAGGAAAAATACTACCCAAAGAACTTTTTCCAGAAGAAGACAAAGGCTACATTTTAGCGCTATTTTTTGGTCCGGAGGGAGCAACGTCGGAATACACCGATCAATCGCTTCGAGAAGCAGAAGCGATGGTAAAAAAATTGCCCGAGACTCAAGGTTTTTTTTCTGCTGTGGCTTTAGCGCGAGGCGCTCCGGGTCAGGCAAATTCCGGCATTATGTTTGTTGGTTTAAAAGAAGACCGCAAACGTTCGGTTCAAGAAATCATTCGCCCAGGCGCTCCAGATTCGCTTTTCACTAAGTTCATAACTCAAATTAAGGGCGTTCAGGCCATTGCGATAGCGCCTAAGGCTCTAAGTGGATTTGGAGAGTCTTATCAGCTTGTTTTGCAAGGGCCTGATTTAAAACAAATTGATCGCGCGGCTTTACAAGTCCAGGGCGAACTGATGAAAGCGGGCTTTCTAGGACAGCCGCGCATTAGTTTTAATTTTGAGAAACCGCAATTGGACATTGAAATTAATCGAGATAAGGCAGCGGCTTTGGGAGTTTCGGCGCGAGCCATTTCTGAAACGTTGCAAATTCTTTTAGGCGGTTTGGAGGTTTCGGAATTCACCGAAAAAGGAAAAGAGTATGAGGTGATTGCTCAATTGGAGCGTTTTGATCGGCTTACCCCGCAATCGCTCGCCACGCTGTATGTGAGAACGAAAACTGGAGATCTCGCGCCTTTGAATAATTTTATCACATTAAAAGAAAAAGGATCAGTCAACACGATTACTCATTTTGCGCGCATGCGATCGGCAACGATTAGTGGCCAACCTCAAGGAGTGAGTTTAGGAGAAGCTGTCGCACGAACGGAAAAAATTCTTTCCCAGAAATTGCCGGCTGGCATGAGTTATCGCTGGCAGGGCGAAGCGCGCGAGTTAAAAGACAGCGTGAACGAAGCGGGCATCGTGCTTCTTTTAGCTATTATTATTATTTATATGGTGCTTGCTTCACAATTTGAAAGTTTACTGCATCCTTTCACAGTTATGTTGGCTGTGCCTCTGGCTCTTTTTGGCGCTTTGGGACTGCTTATGATTCTTGGTTTGGTTAATAATTTCGCTTTGATTAAATTTTATGCGCCTCCCGAAGCGTTGCCTTGGTTTATTAAAACATTAAGCCAAATTCTTCCCGAAATCCCTTCGATGTCTTGGAATATTTATAGTTTGATAGGAGGTCTTTTACTGATGGGGCTTGTTACAAAAAATTCCATTCTTTTAGTTGAGTTTGCGAATCAAAAAATGCGGGAGGGCACTACAGCACATGAAGCTATGTTGGAAGCAGCTCGTCTTCGTTTACGTCCTATTTTAATGACAGCGCTTTCCACGATCATCGGTATTTTACCGATCGCGATAGGATGGGGTGCGGGTTCAGAAGGACGACGCCCTTTAGGGGTTGTAGTCATTGGCGGCATGTTAACTTCAACTTTTTTGACTTTATTTGTCGTGCCAACTTTTTATGTTATTGCCAGTTATTTCCAAAAACGTGTGCGCGAAAAAATTTAA